A window of Paraburkholderia bryophila contains these coding sequences:
- a CDS encoding carbohydrate ABC transporter permease, with protein MHALKVPAAGSKSAAPLRNAPHGGPHNGPRSKPLKKRFPFAAWLALLPMVLTVVFAYLGTMVWTARVSLSNSRTFPSGDFVGLSQYTRLFNNDRWLLSLQNIVIYGACFIVACMVIGLLLAIFIDQRVVAEGALRTIFLYPYAMSFVATGLVWQWILNPELGAQALLHKLGFAHARFDWIVDQDWVIYTIVIATVWQASGLVMALLLAGLRGIDEELWKAARIDGIPRWRVYASIVVPMLGPSMSTAFVLLFVMVVKLYDAVVAMTQGGPGTASEVPAKFIMDYLFGRANIGLASAASIVLLTTVLAILAPFFYARSRAALRKEA; from the coding sequence ATGCACGCGCTCAAGGTGCCCGCCGCCGGGTCGAAGTCCGCTGCGCCGTTGCGCAATGCGCCACACGGCGGACCACACAACGGACCACGCAGCAAGCCGCTGAAAAAGCGCTTTCCGTTCGCGGCCTGGCTGGCGTTGCTGCCGATGGTCCTGACCGTCGTGTTCGCGTATCTCGGCACGATGGTCTGGACCGCGCGCGTGTCGCTCAGCAATTCGCGCACGTTTCCTTCCGGCGACTTCGTGGGCCTCTCGCAATACACGCGGCTGTTCAATAACGACCGCTGGCTGCTGTCGCTGCAGAACATCGTGATCTACGGCGCGTGCTTTATCGTCGCGTGCATGGTGATCGGTTTGCTGCTGGCGATCTTCATCGATCAGCGCGTGGTCGCGGAAGGCGCGTTGCGGACGATCTTTCTCTATCCGTATGCGATGTCGTTCGTCGCGACCGGCCTCGTCTGGCAGTGGATTCTGAATCCGGAGCTCGGCGCGCAGGCCCTGTTGCACAAGCTCGGCTTCGCGCATGCGCGCTTCGACTGGATCGTCGATCAGGACTGGGTGATCTACACGATCGTGATCGCGACCGTGTGGCAGGCCTCGGGGCTGGTGATGGCGTTACTGCTCGCCGGCTTGCGCGGGATCGACGAAGAACTGTGGAAAGCCGCGCGGATCGACGGTATTCCGCGTTGGCGCGTGTATGCGAGCATCGTGGTGCCGATGCTCGGGCCGTCGATGTCCACCGCCTTCGTGCTGCTGTTCGTGATGGTCGTGAAACTCTACGACGCCGTGGTCGCAATGACGCAAGGCGGTCCCGGCACCGCCAGCGAAGTGCCGGCCAAGTTCATCATGGACTATCTGTTCGGGCGCGCCAATATCGGCCTTGCGTCGGCGGCTTCCATCGTCTTGCTGACCACCGTGCTGGCGATTCTCGCGCCGTTCTTCTATGCCCGCAGCCGCGCCGCGTTGCGCAAGGAGGCGTGA
- a CDS encoding carbohydrate ABC transporter permease, with amino-acid sequence MNTLSSPLKNGTPGRVRPRRRRAAFTPARLGVYAFLLTAALFFLLPLYVMVVTSVKPMSEIRLGNLLALPAHFTLSAWSAAWQSACTGLDCNGIQVGFWNSVRIVVPSTILSIAIGAVNGYALSFWRPRGAGLLFGVLLMGAFIPVQVMVYPLVRVLASVHLFSSLPGIVVIHTIFGMPVMTLLFRNYYASIPQELFKAARIDGGGFWRIFMQLMLPMSTPIIVVAVIMQVTGIWNDFILGLVFAGTKNLPMTVQLNNIINTTTGERLYNVNMAATILTSMVPLAVYFVSGRWFVRGIASGAVKG; translated from the coding sequence ATGAACACGCTCAGTTCTCCGCTGAAAAACGGCACGCCGGGGCGCGTACGCCCGCGCCGCCGACGTGCCGCATTCACACCGGCGCGCCTTGGCGTCTACGCGTTTCTGCTGACGGCCGCGCTGTTTTTCCTGCTGCCTTTGTATGTGATGGTCGTCACTTCCGTCAAGCCGATGAGCGAGATCCGTCTCGGCAATCTGCTGGCGTTGCCCGCGCATTTCACGTTGAGCGCATGGAGCGCCGCGTGGCAATCCGCGTGCACCGGGCTCGATTGCAACGGCATTCAGGTCGGCTTCTGGAACTCGGTGCGCATTGTCGTGCCGAGCACGATCTTGTCGATCGCGATCGGCGCGGTGAACGGCTACGCATTGTCGTTCTGGCGGCCGCGCGGCGCCGGGTTGCTGTTCGGCGTGCTGCTGATGGGCGCGTTCATTCCGGTGCAGGTGATGGTCTATCCGCTCGTGCGGGTGCTGGCGAGCGTGCATCTGTTCAGCTCGTTGCCGGGCATCGTGGTGATTCACACGATCTTCGGTATGCCGGTCATGACGCTGCTGTTCCGCAACTACTACGCGTCGATTCCGCAGGAACTGTTCAAGGCCGCGCGCATCGACGGCGGTGGCTTCTGGCGTATCTTCATGCAACTGATGCTGCCCATGTCCACGCCGATCATCGTGGTGGCGGTCATCATGCAGGTAACGGGCATCTGGAACGACTTCATTCTCGGGCTGGTGTTCGCCGGCACCAAAAATCTGCCGATGACGGTACAACTGAACAACATCATCAACACGACGACCGGCGAGCGGCTCTATAACGTCAATATGGCGGCGACCATTCTGACTTCCATGGTGCCGCTGGCGGTGTACTTCGTTTCGGGCCGCTGGTTTGTGCGCGGCATTGCGTCCGGCGCGGTGAAGGGGTAG
- a CDS encoding ABC transporter ATP-binding protein, whose translation MANLANTVDMTDAIDATGTADMADAAGLTNPANVAVRNLTIRLGANTVIENLDLDVRAGEFVVLLGPSGCGKSTLLHSIAGLIDVSDGSIEIAGEDMTWADPKDRRIALVFQSYALYPTMSVERNLSFALRINGTPKAEIARRVARAAEMLQLGPLLKRKPAQLSGGQRQRVAIGRAIVREADVFLFDEPLSNLDAKLRTELRRELKQLHQRLGATMIYVTHDQVEAMTLATRMAVMRGGVIQQFGTPAEVYARPDNLFVATFLGSPAMNLLKGTMETRDGAVYFCTPQWRLEVSAYPFKHAPAQALPCVLGVRAEDVKVGAGLSERAKVSLVEPMGNHRVIWLDYHGVQVASIDQTKTPVALADTVAFSFDSEQVSLFDEAGGERL comes from the coding sequence ATGGCAAATCTTGCGAATACGGTTGACATGACGGACGCCATCGACGCAACAGGCACGGCGGACATGGCCGACGCGGCGGGTCTCACGAATCCGGCCAACGTGGCGGTGCGCAATCTCACCATCCGCCTCGGCGCGAACACCGTGATCGAAAATCTCGATCTCGACGTGCGTGCCGGCGAGTTCGTGGTGTTGCTCGGCCCTTCGGGTTGCGGCAAATCCACGTTGCTGCACAGCATTGCCGGACTGATCGACGTGAGCGACGGCAGCATCGAAATTGCTGGTGAAGACATGACGTGGGCCGATCCGAAAGATCGCCGCATCGCACTGGTGTTTCAGTCGTACGCGCTGTATCCGACCATGAGCGTGGAGCGGAATCTGTCGTTCGCGTTGCGTATCAACGGTACGCCGAAGGCGGAGATAGCACGGCGCGTGGCGCGTGCCGCCGAAATGCTGCAACTCGGCCCGCTGCTCAAGCGCAAACCGGCGCAGCTCTCGGGCGGCCAACGGCAGCGCGTGGCGATCGGCCGCGCGATCGTGCGCGAAGCGGACGTGTTTCTGTTCGACGAACCGCTGTCGAATCTCGACGCCAAATTGCGCACCGAACTGCGCCGCGAGCTCAAGCAGTTGCATCAGCGCCTGGGCGCGACGATGATCTACGTGACGCACGATCAGGTCGAGGCAATGACGCTCGCTACCCGCATGGCGGTGATGCGCGGCGGCGTGATCCAGCAGTTCGGCACGCCCGCCGAAGTCTATGCTCGGCCCGACAATCTGTTCGTCGCGACCTTCCTGGGTTCGCCCGCGATGAACCTGCTCAAGGGCACGATGGAGACGCGCGACGGCGCGGTGTACTTCTGCACGCCGCAATGGCGGCTCGAGGTGTCGGCGTATCCGTTCAAACACGCACCCGCGCAAGCGTTGCCCTGCGTGCTCGGCGTGCGGGCCGAAGACGTCAAGGTCGGCGCGGGCCTGAGCGAGCGCGCAAAAGTTTCGCTGGTGGAGCCGATGGGCAACCACCGCGTCATTTGGCTCGACTATCATGGCGTACAGGTCGCCTCGATCGATCAGACGAAGACACCGGTGGCGCTCGCGGACACGGTCGCGTTTTCGTTCGATAGCGAACAGGTCTCGCTGTTCGACGAAGCGGGGGGCGAGCGGTTATAG
- a CDS encoding LacI family DNA-binding transcriptional regulator, protein MATLKDVAALAGVGMSTASRAISGKGPISADAAARVNAAIETLNFRPSSIGRAMATQSLGMVGIFVPTFFGSYYGTILKQTDTELRAVRRHVVVATGCGEVSPREQAMEAVRFLIGRDCDGVVVISHDLHDEDLIMLHKMHPKMVFLNRAFDQLPEASFCADHRRGGELAARTLLDHGHRHIAVISGPFSASDNQTRLAGFFAELAREGIKREDVTLIESDFSPEGGYAATRKLLDTTRHFTGLFCANDTMAVSALAYLHEAGVAVPDEVSVIGYDDDYSAAYASPGLTSVHIPTAELTQNAVRWLLNECYRTTWEVFREFPVSVTMRKSVGPAPGAV, encoded by the coding sequence GTGGCTACCCTCAAAGATGTCGCGGCACTCGCCGGCGTGGGCATGTCGACCGCGTCGCGCGCCATTTCCGGCAAAGGGCCGATTTCGGCCGATGCGGCCGCCCGCGTGAACGCGGCTATCGAAACACTGAACTTCCGCCCGTCGTCGATCGGGCGCGCCATGGCAACGCAGTCGCTCGGCATGGTCGGCATTTTCGTGCCGACTTTCTTCGGCTCGTATTACGGCACGATTCTCAAACAGACCGATACCGAACTACGCGCGGTGCGCCGTCACGTGGTGGTGGCGACCGGCTGCGGGGAAGTGTCGCCGCGCGAGCAGGCCATGGAAGCGGTGCGCTTTCTGATCGGCCGCGATTGCGATGGCGTGGTGGTGATCAGCCACGATCTGCACGACGAAGACCTGATCATGCTGCACAAGATGCATCCGAAGATGGTGTTTCTGAACCGCGCGTTCGATCAGTTGCCGGAGGCGTCATTTTGCGCGGATCACCGGCGCGGCGGCGAGCTGGCCGCACGCACACTGCTCGATCACGGACACCGCCATATCGCGGTAATTTCAGGGCCGTTCAGCGCGTCGGACAACCAGACCCGGCTCGCGGGTTTCTTCGCCGAACTGGCGCGTGAAGGCATCAAGCGCGAGGACGTCACGCTGATCGAATCGGATTTCTCGCCGGAGGGGGGGTACGCCGCCACGCGCAAGCTGCTCGACACGACGCGGCATTTTACAGGGCTGTTCTGCGCGAACGACACGATGGCGGTGAGCGCGCTCGCGTACCTGCACGAGGCCGGGGTGGCGGTGCCGGACGAAGTGTCGGTGATTGGGTACGACGACGATTACTCGGCCGCTTATGCGTCGCCCGGGCTGACGTCGGTGCATATTCCGACTGCGGAACTGACGCAGAACGCGGTACGGTGGCTGCTCAATGAGTGCTACCGGACCACGTGGGAAGTTTTCCGCGAGTTTCCGGTGAGCGTGACGATGCGCAAGTCGGTGGGGCCAGCGCCGGGCGCGGTTTAG
- a CDS encoding PA4780 family RIO1-like protein kinase, giving the protein MKTPKRLLPLVEEGLIDEVISQLMSGKEATVYVVRSGDSIRCAKVYKDAKQRSFRQAASYREGRKVKNSREQRAMEKGSRYGREVQEQAWQNAEVDALFQLANAGVRVPQPFICTDGVLLMELVTDADGNVAPRLNDVDMSEARALELHAVLVREVVRMLCAGMIHGDLSEYNILLATDGPVIIDLPQAVNAAGNLEAPAMLERDVNNLATYFGQFAPALLEASYGKEIWALYEAGALHVESELTGRVELDTTPIDLEAVLQELEDTRLDEEARQRHEQSLRSGT; this is encoded by the coding sequence ATGAAAACACCCAAACGTCTGCTCCCGCTGGTCGAAGAAGGCCTGATCGACGAAGTCATCTCGCAGTTGATGAGCGGCAAGGAAGCCACCGTTTACGTGGTGCGCAGCGGCGACTCCATCCGTTGCGCGAAGGTTTATAAAGACGCCAAACAGCGCAGTTTCCGCCAGGCCGCGTCGTATCGCGAAGGCCGCAAGGTCAAGAACAGCCGCGAACAGCGCGCCATGGAAAAAGGCAGCCGCTACGGCCGCGAAGTGCAGGAACAGGCATGGCAGAACGCTGAAGTCGACGCGTTGTTCCAGCTCGCCAACGCGGGCGTGCGCGTGCCGCAACCGTTTATCTGCACCGACGGCGTATTGCTGATGGAGCTGGTGACCGACGCCGACGGCAACGTTGCGCCGCGTCTGAACGACGTGGACATGAGCGAAGCACGCGCACTCGAACTGCACGCCGTGCTGGTTCGGGAAGTGGTGCGCATGTTGTGCGCCGGCATGATTCACGGCGACCTGTCCGAGTACAACATTCTGCTGGCCACCGACGGCCCGGTCATCATCGACCTGCCGCAAGCGGTGAATGCCGCCGGCAATCTCGAAGCGCCCGCCATGCTGGAACGCGACGTGAATAACCTCGCCACGTATTTCGGGCAGTTTGCGCCGGCATTGCTCGAGGCCAGTTACGGCAAGGAAATCTGGGCGCTTTACGAAGCGGGTGCGTTACATGTCGAGAGTGAGTTGACCGGCCGCGTCGAACTGGACACTACGCCGATCGATCTGGAAGCGGTGCTGCAGGAACTCGAAGACACGCGGCTCGACGAAGAAGCGCGTCAGCGCCACGAACAGTCGTTGCGCAGCGGCACCTAA
- a CDS encoding LysR family transcriptional regulator, producing the protein MKLHHLRALVAIASTGSINGAAKALYVTQPAITKAVRELETEFGVRLLERNQWGVVPTAEGAALVSRARTVVREMERAEEDMAHLKGLRDGSLVIGVTPIVGTTGLTEAFVEFRQRWPQVTLEFRELGFNQLQEQLRNRTVDLAFAAFARPVSDSGNVRQMVAFDTAFVARAQSPYASATSLAAVQEAEWIHTDVTDNYPSFVRAMFERAGLTPPRRITRCTSYALYYSLMVSTDAIFAWTTHSLEETSLGQSFVRLALPVAPPPLRLYLLAPQESQLTRPAEYFLHCIERALGPLLKAPLDDEEGDGPLSGTSDEP; encoded by the coding sequence ATGAAACTTCATCATTTACGGGCGCTGGTCGCGATTGCGTCGACCGGCAGCATCAACGGCGCGGCGAAGGCGCTCTACGTGACGCAGCCGGCCATCACGAAAGCCGTGCGGGAACTGGAGACGGAGTTCGGCGTTCGCCTGCTGGAGCGCAATCAGTGGGGCGTCGTGCCCACCGCCGAAGGCGCGGCGCTGGTGAGCCGGGCGCGCACGGTGGTGCGGGAAATGGAGCGCGCCGAGGAAGACATGGCGCATCTGAAAGGTTTGCGGGACGGCAGCCTGGTGATCGGCGTGACGCCGATTGTCGGTACGACCGGGCTAACCGAGGCGTTCGTCGAATTTCGTCAGCGCTGGCCGCAGGTCACGCTGGAGTTTCGTGAACTCGGTTTCAACCAGTTGCAGGAGCAACTACGCAACCGCACGGTGGATCTGGCATTCGCCGCGTTCGCGCGGCCGGTGAGCGACTCGGGCAACGTCCGGCAGATGGTCGCGTTCGACACCGCCTTCGTGGCGCGCGCGCAAAGTCCCTATGCCAGCGCGACCTCGCTCGCGGCGGTACAGGAAGCGGAATGGATTCACACCGACGTGACGGACAACTACCCCAGCTTTGTCCGCGCGATGTTCGAGCGCGCCGGACTCACGCCGCCGCGGCGGATTACCCGCTGCACGTCGTACGCGCTGTACTACAGCCTGATGGTCAGCACCGACGCCATCTTTGCGTGGACCACCCATTCGCTCGAAGAAACCTCGCTGGGCCAGAGCTTCGTGCGGCTCGCCTTGCCGGTCGCGCCGCCGCCTTTGCGGTTGTACCTGCTGGCGCCGCAGGAGTCGCAGCTGACGCGGCCGGCGGAGTATTTCCTGCACTGCATCGAGCGGGCGCTCGGGCCTTTGCTCAAGGCGCCGCTTGATGACGAAGAGGGTGACGGGCCGCTTTCCGGCACATCGGACGAACCGTAA
- a CDS encoding M20 aminoacylase family protein: MTQSFPPLLAELRETEHEFISIRHDIHAHPELGFAETRTAGLVAGKLAEWGYAVTTGVGGTGVVGQLKRGTSDRTLGLRADMDALPIQEATGLPYASTVARTMHACGHDGHTAMLLAAAHRLATKGEFDGTLNLIFQPAEEGLGGASKMIADGLFTRFPCDQVFALHNAPGLPVGHFALRHGCMMASSDSVTITVTGKGTHGAMPQLGCDPIVAASNIVLALQSIVARNIEPTRAAVVTVGAFNAGTAPNVIPETATLQLSVRALDAETRDKVEARIRSIAHLQAQTYGASAEVDYRQISRPLINHRGAADLAIATIEALAGPHGYTLMPDAVMGSEDFSWMTEVVPGCYVVLGNGVDSHGGCAVHNPAYDFNDAALSWGAAYFVGLTERYLSAPR, encoded by the coding sequence ATGACGCAGTCTTTTCCCCCACTTCTCGCCGAGCTGCGCGAGACCGAGCACGAATTCATTTCGATTCGCCACGACATTCACGCGCACCCGGAGCTCGGCTTCGCTGAAACGCGCACGGCCGGGCTGGTCGCCGGCAAGCTCGCCGAATGGGGGTATGCGGTGACGACGGGTGTCGGCGGCACGGGGGTAGTCGGCCAGTTGAAACGCGGCACGTCGGACCGCACGCTCGGGCTGCGCGCCGATATGGACGCGCTGCCGATCCAGGAGGCGACCGGTCTGCCGTACGCGAGCACGGTCGCGCGGACCATGCATGCGTGCGGTCACGACGGCCACACGGCGATGCTGCTGGCGGCGGCGCATCGTCTCGCGACGAAGGGCGAGTTCGACGGCACGCTGAACCTGATCTTCCAGCCGGCGGAAGAAGGACTGGGCGGCGCGTCGAAGATGATCGCGGACGGTCTCTTCACGCGCTTTCCGTGCGACCAGGTGTTCGCGCTGCACAACGCGCCGGGCCTGCCGGTCGGTCATTTCGCGCTGCGCCACGGCTGCATGATGGCGTCGTCCGATTCGGTGACGATCACCGTGACCGGCAAAGGCACGCACGGCGCGATGCCGCAGCTCGGCTGCGATCCGATCGTGGCGGCGTCCAACATCGTGCTGGCCTTGCAGTCGATCGTCGCACGCAACATCGAGCCGACCCGCGCAGCGGTGGTGACGGTCGGTGCGTTCAACGCGGGCACCGCGCCGAATGTGATTCCCGAAACGGCGACGCTGCAACTCTCGGTCCGCGCGCTCGACGCCGAAACACGCGACAAGGTCGAAGCGCGGATTCGCAGCATTGCGCACCTGCAGGCGCAAACCTACGGCGCCAGCGCCGAGGTCGACTACCGGCAGATCTCGCGACCGCTGATCAATCACCGCGGCGCGGCCGACCTCGCGATCGCCACCATCGAAGCGCTCGCGGGTCCACACGGCTACACGCTGATGCCCGATGCCGTGATGGGCAGCGAGGACTTCTCGTGGATGACCGAAGTGGTGCCGGGCTGCTACGTGGTGCTCGGCAACGGCGTCGACTCTCACGGCGGTTGCGCGGTCCACAACCCGGCATACGACTTCAACGACGCGGCGCTTAGTTGGGGCGCCGCGTATTTCGTCGGGCTCACCGAGCGCTATCTGAGCGCACCGCGATGA
- a CDS encoding porin, with translation MKKCIAMSAALLTLGTGTAHAEPYQVTLLSALPEFNGSLREGVALYGSVDMGINYQSVGGRSLVQTQSGGEWTSKFGLFGREDLGGGLRAEFNLENGFLANNGTQQDSTSFFNRESWVGLNSSTYGRVRFGKQIGTGLPLFVDVFGTVGTNSAYTWLGTAVVQTPKGYGYNSDLGAGATQLAARVNNAITYLSPSFAGFSTELMYAPSNVAGQAPTAAAQGALLQWYNGTTYLTANFNQVWGANGTSTVRNDLYGLGVVYDTGKIVLSGAFNQYAPKLVNDGVARVYTLGTIWPIGRNAFRASVVYRDTSGVHDSANKLAKDSALGVMLGYDYTLSKRTGLYARAGFIRNYGISTVLLNNNPLPTQTGSTAPELGTTPVTVSLGMYHNF, from the coding sequence ATGAAGAAATGCATCGCAATGAGCGCGGCACTGCTGACGCTCGGGACCGGCACGGCGCACGCCGAACCGTATCAGGTGACCTTGCTGTCCGCGCTGCCGGAGTTCAACGGCAGCCTGCGCGAAGGCGTGGCGCTCTACGGCTCGGTCGATATGGGCATCAACTACCAGAGCGTGGGCGGCAGGTCGCTGGTGCAGACGCAGAGCGGCGGCGAATGGACGTCGAAGTTCGGGCTGTTCGGACGCGAGGATCTGGGCGGCGGCCTGCGCGCCGAGTTCAACCTGGAAAATGGATTTCTCGCCAACAACGGCACGCAGCAGGACAGCACCTCGTTCTTCAATCGCGAGTCGTGGGTCGGCCTGAATTCGTCGACGTATGGCCGCGTGCGCTTCGGCAAGCAGATCGGCACGGGCCTGCCGCTCTTCGTCGACGTGTTCGGCACGGTGGGCACCAACTCCGCCTATACGTGGCTCGGCACGGCGGTCGTGCAGACGCCGAAGGGCTATGGCTACAACAGCGACCTCGGCGCGGGCGCCACGCAACTCGCCGCGCGCGTGAACAACGCGATCACCTATCTGTCGCCGAGCTTCGCGGGCTTCAGCACCGAGTTGATGTACGCGCCCAGCAACGTGGCCGGCCAGGCGCCGACCGCGGCGGCGCAGGGCGCGTTATTGCAGTGGTACAACGGCACGACCTATCTGACGGCCAACTTCAACCAGGTGTGGGGCGCAAACGGCACGAGCACGGTGCGCAACGATCTGTACGGCCTCGGTGTGGTCTACGACACCGGCAAGATCGTGTTGTCGGGCGCCTTCAATCAGTACGCGCCGAAGCTCGTCAACGACGGCGTCGCGCGTGTCTATACGCTCGGCACGATCTGGCCGATCGGGCGCAACGCGTTTCGCGCGTCGGTGGTGTATCGCGATACGTCCGGCGTGCACGACTCGGCGAACAAACTCGCGAAAGACTCCGCGCTCGGCGTGATGCTTGGCTACGACTACACGTTGTCGAAACGAACCGGCCTGTATGCGCGCGCCGGGTTCATCCGCAATTACGGCATCTCCACGGTATTGCTGAACAACAACCCGCTGCCGACGCAAACCGGCAGCACCGCGCCGGAACTCGGCACGACACCGGTGACGGTATCGCTCGGCATGTATCACAACTTCTAG
- a CDS encoding MFS transporter — MNAIQPHASVVAGQAAEPRASRRTIVAATLGNGLEFFDFTVYSFFAALIGKLFFPAGSEAGALMMSLATFGVGFVVRPLGSIVIGAYADRAGRKQALVLTVSLMALGTGMIGLAPTYASIGLAAPALIVFGRLLQGFSAGGEVGAATTLLMESGSAGRRGSLVSWQMASQGGAALAGALVAATLSRCLSHEALLAWGWRVPFLIGLLIGPLGFYLRRHLDETLPAVRTGQGQTKTPTHGMATSQTASPKPRIEWRQIVAGTMLVIGGTSTMYVIVFFLPAFLTMTTGMPSAVSLLAGCTAGLVLLVGSPFAGRLADRMPHRKTLLYAVSVVSLVLLLPAFYAIKTWPSIGTVVLVVFVLTGLMTTSSPAGFVLILEAFKPEVRATSLGVIYALGVTIFGGFAQLIVSALWRLSGSFYAPAWYMLVCGLVSFAGVLLFREAGQGA, encoded by the coding sequence ATGAATGCCATCCAACCCCATGCAAGCGTGGTCGCCGGCCAGGCGGCCGAACCACGCGCGTCGCGCCGGACCATCGTCGCGGCGACGCTCGGCAACGGCCTGGAGTTCTTCGACTTCACGGTCTACAGTTTTTTCGCGGCGCTGATCGGCAAGCTGTTCTTTCCGGCCGGCAGCGAGGCCGGCGCGCTGATGATGTCGCTCGCGACGTTCGGCGTCGGCTTCGTCGTGCGGCCGCTCGGTAGCATCGTGATCGGCGCGTACGCCGACCGCGCGGGACGCAAGCAGGCGCTGGTGCTGACCGTGTCGTTGATGGCGCTCGGCACCGGCATGATTGGCCTCGCGCCGACCTACGCGTCGATCGGTCTCGCGGCGCCCGCGCTGATCGTGTTCGGCCGCTTGCTGCAAGGCTTTTCGGCGGGCGGCGAAGTGGGCGCGGCCACCACGCTGCTGATGGAATCGGGCAGCGCGGGGCGGCGCGGTTCGCTGGTGAGCTGGCAAATGGCTTCGCAGGGCGGCGCGGCGCTGGCCGGCGCGCTGGTCGCGGCGACGCTGTCGCGCTGCCTGTCGCACGAGGCGCTGCTGGCGTGGGGCTGGCGGGTGCCGTTTCTGATCGGCCTGCTGATCGGTCCGCTCGGTTTCTATCTGCGCCGGCATCTGGACGAGACCTTGCCGGCCGTGCGCACCGGGCAGGGGCAAACGAAAACGCCAACGCATGGCATGGCGACCTCCCAGACGGCCTCGCCGAAGCCGCGTATCGAATGGCGGCAAATCGTGGCGGGCACGATGCTGGTGATCGGCGGCACCTCGACGATGTACGTGATCGTCTTTTTTCTACCCGCCTTCCTCACGATGACGACCGGCATGCCGTCGGCCGTCTCGCTGCTGGCCGGCTGCACGGCGGGTCTGGTGCTGCTGGTCGGCTCGCCGTTCGCCGGCCGTCTCGCGGACCGGATGCCGCATCGCAAGACCTTGCTGTACGCGGTGTCGGTGGTATCGCTCGTGCTGCTGCTGCCGGCCTTCTACGCGATCAAAACCTGGCCGTCGATCGGCACGGTGGTGCTCGTCGTGTTCGTGCTGACCGGGTTGATGACGACGTCCAGTCCAGCGGGTTTCGTTCTGATTCTCGAAGCGTTCAAACCGGAAGTGCGCGCGACCTCGCTCGGCGTGATTTATGCGCTGGGCGTGACGATCTTCGGCGGCTTCGCGCAGTTGATCGTCAGCGCGCTGTGGCGCCTGTCGGGCAGTTTCTACGCGCCGGCCTGGTACATGCTGGTCTGCGGCCTCGTGAGTTTCGCGGGCGTGCTGCTGTTCAGGGAAGCCGGTCAGGGTGCGTAG